A stretch of Halarsenatibacter silvermanii DNA encodes these proteins:
- a CDS encoding Glu/Leu/Phe/Val family dehydrogenase has protein sequence MSQVFNWMEEKDYEQLVFNYDKTSGLKAIICIHDTTLGPALGGTRMLQYDTEDEAIKDVMRLAEGMTYKAAAAGLNLGGGKAVIIGDAGEDKSEELWRAFGRYVQSLQGRYITAVDVNTSVDDMAIVNQETDHVVGLPSISGDPSPVTAFGVIQAMKASAEEVYGSTDLSGKTVAVQGVGSVGYYLCQNLFEAGAELVVTDIDEDKAKKVQEEFQAEAVDPEEIYGVDCDIFSPSALGGVINDETIPELRCDIVCGGANNILAEDRHSSILDDKDILYAPDYVSNAGGLINVYHEMKGYDREEALDTAAGIYDRMRKIFKISSRDNIPTHKAADIMAEERIERIKNVRCNHITR, from the coding sequence ATGTCTCAGGTTTTCAACTGGATGGAAGAAAAAGATTATGAGCAGCTGGTCTTTAACTACGATAAAACCTCCGGCCTGAAGGCGATCATCTGCATACATGATACAACTCTGGGGCCGGCTTTAGGCGGCACCAGAATGCTGCAGTATGATACCGAGGATGAAGCCATAAAAGATGTCATGCGGCTGGCAGAGGGAATGACCTATAAAGCTGCCGCGGCTGGCCTGAATCTGGGCGGCGGTAAGGCTGTCATAATCGGTGATGCCGGAGAGGATAAAAGCGAGGAGCTCTGGAGGGCTTTTGGGCGCTATGTCCAGAGCCTGCAGGGAAGATATATCACCGCCGTGGATGTCAACACCAGCGTCGACGACATGGCCATTGTCAATCAGGAGACCGATCATGTGGTGGGACTTCCCAGCATCAGCGGCGACCCATCTCCGGTAACCGCCTTTGGAGTCATCCAGGCCATGAAGGCCAGCGCCGAGGAGGTTTACGGCAGCACCGATTTATCCGGTAAAACTGTGGCCGTTCAGGGCGTGGGCAGCGTCGGTTATTATCTCTGTCAGAACCTCTTTGAGGCCGGAGCAGAGCTGGTTGTTACCGATATCGATGAAGATAAGGCCAAAAAAGTCCAGGAGGAATTTCAGGCTGAGGCGGTCGATCCGGAAGAAATTTATGGAGTGGACTGCGATATATTCTCTCCCTCCGCGCTGGGCGGGGTTATAAACGATGAGACCATTCCGGAACTCAGATGTGATATAGTCTGTGGCGGGGCCAACAATATACTGGCAGAGGATCGCCACAGCAGCATACTCGATGATAAGGATATACTCTATGCTCCTGATTATGTCAGCAATGCCGGCGGTCTCATCAACGTCTACCATGAAATGAAAGGTTATGATCGAGAAGAAGCTCTGGATACGGCGGCCGGGATATATGATAGAATGCGCAAAATATTTAAGATCAGCAGTCGCGATAATATACCAACCCATAAAGCTGCGGACATCATGGCCGAAGAAAGAATCGAAAGAATAAAAAATGTCCGCTGCAATCACATCACCAGATAA
- the spo0A gene encoding sporulation transcription factor Spo0A — protein sequence MNEVIDMLMVEDNRRLCQVFQDYFTDRDEFNVVGVAHDGEKGLNMIRENSIDVLILDLILPHIDGIGVMERLDAAELKDDLTVIVVSAFMKENVAARLSQLGVDYYVLKPFSFSDLKKRIKEMVQLNNQQVEKKLAVIDLNDGQQDNDENEINLEKKISEVLHNLGVPAHIKGYLYLKEAIGLVIEEVELLGAVTKKLYPQVAEEFDTTSSRVERAIRHAVDVVWENGNREELEKYFANKHDASGDCPPNSQFIAEIAERMRFEVDQ from the coding sequence ATGAACGAAGTGATCGATATGCTGATGGTTGAGGACAACAGGAGGCTATGTCAGGTTTTTCAGGATTATTTTACCGACAGGGATGAGTTTAATGTGGTTGGTGTTGCTCACGACGGGGAAAAAGGGCTAAATATGATCAGAGAAAACAGCATTGATGTGCTTATTCTCGATCTTATTTTACCTCACATTGATGGTATCGGAGTTATGGAAAGACTGGACGCTGCCGAATTGAAAGATGATCTGACCGTTATCGTGGTCTCAGCTTTCATGAAGGAAAATGTAGCCGCCAGGCTCAGTCAGCTGGGGGTTGATTATTATGTTTTAAAGCCTTTTTCTTTTTCTGACCTGAAAAAAAGAATAAAAGAAATGGTGCAGTTGAATAATCAACAGGTGGAAAAAAAGCTGGCTGTTATCGATCTGAATGATGGTCAGCAGGATAACGATGAGAACGAGATTAATCTCGAGAAAAAGATCAGCGAAGTTCTTCATAATCTCGGTGTTCCGGCTCATATCAAAGGATATCTCTATTTAAAAGAGGCTATCGGTCTCGTGATTGAGGAAGTCGAGCTTTTGGGGGCTGTGACCAAAAAGTTATATCCACAGGTGGCCGAGGAATTCGACACCACCTCCAGCAGAGTTGAAAGAGCCATAAGACATGCCGTCGATGTCGTCTGGGAAAATGGCAACAGGGAGGAGCTGGAAAAATACTTTGCCAACAAACACGATGCGAGCGGAGATTGTCCCCCCAACTCTCAATTCATAGCCGAAATAGCCGAGAGGATGAGGTTTGAAGTAGATCAATAA
- the buk gene encoding butyrate kinase: MNDEQKILAVNPGSTSSKIAFFAGDSSGVREIMSRTIEHDSQELESFDSVVEQKDLRLEYITDFIEESEIELENLAAVVGRGGLLKPIPGGTYAVNEAMLSDLKSGRQGEHASNLGGILAYELAEKSGAEPYIVDPVVVDEMKPVARISGMPELERRSIFHALNQKAVARKYAAEKNKNYDEITIIAAHLGGGISVGLHEKGKVTDVNNALAGEGPFTPNRAGTLPALDLAMFCLSSGLDETEMKQKLTGESGVMGYLGTNDMKEVEKRAAEGDDEAKLVFDAMVYQVAKEIASLAPAAEEPVEAILLTGGIAHSSDFVSGVEERVEFIAPVHLYPGEEEMKSLAEGANRVLMGQESARQYE, encoded by the coding sequence ATGAACGACGAGCAAAAAATTCTGGCAGTAAACCCCGGTTCGACATCCAGCAAGATAGCTTTTTTTGCTGGTGACAGTTCCGGCGTGCGGGAGATTATGAGCCGAACTATCGAGCATGATAGTCAGGAACTGGAAAGTTTTGACTCGGTGGTAGAGCAAAAAGATCTGCGGCTTGAATACATCACAGATTTTATCGAAGAATCGGAGATAGAGCTCGAAAACCTCGCTGCAGTCGTCGGTCGGGGAGGGCTTTTGAAGCCGATACCCGGCGGCACCTATGCAGTCAACGAGGCCATGCTTTCCGACTTGAAATCCGGTCGACAGGGAGAACACGCCAGCAATCTGGGCGGCATTCTCGCCTATGAGCTGGCCGAAAAATCCGGGGCAGAACCCTATATTGTCGATCCCGTGGTTGTGGACGAGATGAAGCCTGTAGCCCGTATTTCAGGCATGCCCGAACTGGAAAGACGCAGCATTTTTCACGCCCTAAATCAGAAAGCGGTGGCCAGAAAGTATGCAGCCGAAAAGAACAAAAATTATGATGAGATCACTATCATCGCAGCCCATCTGGGCGGAGGTATTTCGGTCGGGCTGCACGAAAAGGGGAAGGTCACAGACGTGAACAACGCTCTGGCCGGCGAAGGCCCCTTCACCCCCAACAGAGCCGGGACGCTTCCGGCGCTGGATCTGGCCATGTTCTGCCTTTCCAGCGGGCTCGATGAAACGGAAATGAAGCAGAAGCTGACCGGAGAATCCGGAGTGATGGGTTATCTGGGCACCAACGACATGAAAGAGGTTGAAAAAAGAGCAGCCGAAGGAGATGATGAGGCAAAGCTGGTATTTGATGCCATGGTTTATCAGGTGGCCAAGGAGATAGCTTCGCTGGCCCCGGCTGCCGAAGAGCCGGTCGAAGCAATTTTGCTCACCGGCGGCATAGCTCATTCTTCAGATTTTGTCAGCGGGGTCGAAGAACGGGTTGAATTTATAGCTCCCGTTCACCTTTATCCCGGAGAAGAGGAGATGAAATCGCTGGCTGAAGGAGCCAATCGGGTGTTAATGGGACAGGAATCCGCCCGCCAGTACGAATAA
- a CDS encoding 4Fe-4S dicluster domain-containing protein, with protein MENKKVVIDDECCKGCELCTDVCPVEIISMAEDRINNQGYHPAEVDDEDQEDCTSCTLCYQICPDVCIEIYKE; from the coding sequence GTGGAGAATAAAAAAGTTGTGATCGATGATGAATGCTGTAAAGGCTGTGAGCTCTGCACAGATGTCTGTCCGGTCGAAATTATCAGCATGGCCGAAGACCGCATCAACAACCAGGGTTATCATCCCGCGGAAGTCGATGATGAAGATCAGGAGGATTGCACCAGCTGCACTCTCTGCTACCAGATATGTCCCGATGTCTGCATTGAAATTTATAAGGAATAA
- a CDS encoding TrmB family transcriptional regulator — protein MTASSSEELILEKMSELGFNKYEAKTYMTLIEHQEISAYEISKRSGVPQSKIYETVNRLVEEGFVISQGENPVLYSALPLTEFINRHRTRIESSLTVLEEELKKQQEQPEVDYMWHLKGRQSCFEKVREVIDGAEKRLLIEVWEEELDEIFPLLNSAAESGVNILQVYYGEREQLPGRVYHHRMEGMQEEAREKGRWLTAVADRQEAFFGSFGQQKPEAVWTQNQAFMMMAENFITHDIFIAEIYNSIPERIQELFGPNLEKLREELDIWPSV, from the coding sequence ATGACGGCCAGCAGCAGCGAAGAATTGATACTGGAAAAAATGTCCGAACTCGGCTTCAATAAATATGAGGCCAAAACTTATATGACACTTATCGAACATCAGGAGATAAGCGCCTATGAGATAAGCAAAAGATCAGGCGTCCCGCAGTCCAAAATTTACGAAACCGTCAATCGCCTGGTCGAGGAAGGGTTTGTCATATCCCAGGGGGAAAATCCCGTTTTATATTCAGCCCTGCCGCTGACCGAATTTATAAACCGGCACCGCACCCGCATCGAAAGCTCGCTCACGGTGCTGGAAGAAGAGCTCAAAAAGCAGCAGGAACAGCCGGAAGTGGATTATATGTGGCATTTAAAGGGGCGGCAGAGCTGCTTTGAAAAGGTGAGAGAGGTCATTGACGGAGCCGAAAAGAGGCTTTTAATCGAGGTCTGGGAGGAAGAACTGGACGAAATTTTTCCGCTTCTAAACTCGGCTGCTGAGAGCGGGGTCAATATTCTGCAGGTATATTATGGTGAAAGGGAGCAGCTGCCGGGCAGGGTATACCATCACCGCATGGAAGGGATGCAGGAAGAAGCCCGGGAAAAAGGCAGGTGGTTGACCGCCGTAGCCGACAGGCAGGAGGCTTTTTTCGGTTCTTTTGGCCAGCAGAAACCTGAAGCTGTCTGGACGCAAAACCAGGCTTTTATGATGATGGCTGAAAATTTCATAACCCATGATATTTTTATAGCAGAAATATATAACAGCATTCCCGAGCGTATCCAGGAGTTATTCGGCCCCAACCTGGAAAAACTCAGGGAGGAACTGGATATCTGGCCCTCCGTTTGA
- the arcA gene encoding arginine deiminase, translating into MNFSPLEVYSEIGPLEKVLLHRPGPELEKLTPEMLERLLFDDIPFLRVARREHDEFAGVLSRSGVEVCYLEQLMAESLIDSRVRQRFLEHFLDEAGIVNLSRREMLLDFLQDFDDLELIKTLMAGVRKEEIAGLKNRSLADMVEADHPFLLEPMPNLYFTRDPFAVIGSGISLNRMKFATRNRETIFAEYIFNFHPDFRELDIPRWYSRYEESTLEGGDLLVLNEEVLAAGISERSSPEAIEKFSRRVLKYERFTTVLAFKIPARRAFMHLDTVFTMVDHDIFTIHAEIEGPLQVYSLRIAEDDELRISEERAELEEILKNYLDLEEIKLIRCADGDPINGRREQWNDGSNTLAVAPGKVVVYSRNYVTNRLLKESGVEVEVIPSSELSRGRGGPRCMTMPLIRENIESCR; encoded by the coding sequence ATGAATTTTAGTCCGCTCGAGGTTTATTCGGAGATCGGTCCGCTCGAGAAAGTTCTCCTGCACAGACCCGGCCCGGAGCTGGAAAAATTAACTCCGGAAATGCTGGAGAGGCTTTTATTCGATGATATTCCTTTTCTCAGGGTAGCCCGGCGGGAACACGACGAGTTTGCCGGAGTTTTATCCCGCAGCGGCGTTGAGGTTTGTTATCTGGAGCAGCTTATGGCTGAATCGCTGATTGATTCCCGGGTTAGACAGAGATTTTTGGAACATTTTCTTGACGAAGCGGGAATTGTCAATCTCAGCCGCCGGGAAATGCTGCTGGATTTTTTGCAGGATTTCGATGATCTGGAACTGATAAAAACTCTTATGGCCGGTGTCCGCAAAGAGGAAATAGCGGGGTTAAAAAACAGATCTTTAGCCGATATGGTCGAGGCAGACCATCCTTTTCTGCTCGAGCCCATGCCCAATCTTTATTTTACCCGCGATCCCTTTGCCGTAATCGGCAGCGGTATAAGTTTAAATCGGATGAAATTTGCGACCCGCAACCGCGAAACCATATTTGCCGAGTACATATTCAACTTCCATCCTGATTTTCGTGAGCTCGATATTCCCCGCTGGTACAGCCGTTATGAGGAATCCACTCTGGAAGGCGGCGATCTTCTTGTTTTAAATGAAGAAGTGCTGGCCGCGGGTATTTCCGAGAGATCGAGTCCGGAGGCCATCGAAAAGTTTTCGCGCCGGGTTTTAAAATACGAGCGCTTCACAACAGTGCTGGCTTTTAAAATTCCCGCACGCCGGGCCTTTATGCACCTCGATACCGTCTTTACGATGGTCGATCACGATATTTTTACAATTCATGCCGAAATAGAAGGTCCTCTGCAGGTATATTCGCTGAGAATAGCAGAGGACGATGAGCTGAGAATAAGCGAGGAGAGGGCGGAACTTGAGGAAATTCTCAAAAATTATCTGGACCTCGAGGAGATAAAGCTTATCAGATGCGCCGATGGAGATCCCATAAACGGCAGGCGGGAGCAGTGGAATGATGGTTCCAATACCCTGGCGGTAGCGCCGGGTAAAGTGGTGGTATATTCTCGCAACTATGTCACCAACAGGCTTTTGAAGGAGAGCGGAGTTGAGGTTGAGGTTATTCCCAGTTCGGAACTTTCCCGCGGCCGGGGCGGACCCAGGTGCATGACGATGCCTCTTATCAGGGAAAATATCGAGTCCTGTCGCTAG
- a CDS encoding Leu/Phe/Val dehydrogenase, giving the protein MGIFEKMEENDQEQLIFVQENENDLKGIIGINNTILGPALGGCRMLDYESEEQAVEDVIRLSRGMTYKSAVAGEDFGGGKTVIWGDPETHRTEGLFRALGRYIDALNGRYITGTDVGTQPEDFVLMRKETPYVGALPEEYGGGGDSSVPTAYGTYLGLKACCQYLYGEKSLEGKKIAVQGLGKVGFKLIKHLQDEGAEVIGTDVSSERIKRASGLGVEIVEPEEIYDVDCDIFSPNALGAVVNEDTIERFKCDIIAGAANNVLAEENFGHKLREKDILYAPDFVINAGGMILVCDELEPDGFDQERMMKKTERIYDQLLNIFELADERDIPTDQAARRLAENRMEKIKVTRTIGKGELNLD; this is encoded by the coding sequence GTGGGTATTTTTGAGAAGATGGAAGAAAATGACCAGGAACAGCTGATATTCGTGCAGGAGAACGAAAATGATCTGAAGGGAATTATAGGCATCAATAACACAATTTTGGGGCCAGCTCTGGGCGGCTGCAGAATGCTGGATTATGAAAGCGAGGAGCAGGCTGTTGAAGATGTGATCAGGTTGTCCCGGGGTATGACCTATAAGTCGGCTGTAGCCGGCGAGGACTTCGGCGGCGGCAAGACAGTTATCTGGGGCGATCCCGAAACACACCGCACCGAAGGTCTTTTTCGCGCCCTGGGCCGTTATATCGATGCTTTGAACGGTCGTTATATCACCGGGACCGATGTGGGCACTCAACCTGAAGACTTTGTCCTGATGAGAAAGGAGACCCCCTATGTGGGGGCGCTGCCGGAAGAGTACGGCGGCGGTGGAGACTCCTCTGTTCCCACAGCTTACGGGACATATCTCGGTCTCAAGGCCTGCTGTCAGTACCTTTATGGAGAGAAAAGCCTGGAGGGAAAGAAGATTGCAGTTCAGGGCCTGGGGAAGGTCGGTTTCAAACTGATTAAGCATCTGCAGGATGAAGGAGCAGAAGTTATCGGCACTGATGTCTCCAGCGAGAGGATAAAAAGAGCCTCGGGGCTGGGCGTCGAGATCGTCGAACCGGAGGAGATTTATGATGTTGACTGCGATATTTTCTCGCCCAATGCATTAGGGGCGGTGGTCAATGAGGATACCATCGAGAGGTTTAAGTGCGATATCATAGCGGGAGCTGCCAACAATGTCCTGGCTGAAGAGAATTTTGGCCATAAGTTGAGGGAAAAAGATATTCTCTACGCTCCCGATTTTGTCATCAATGCCGGCGGTATGATACTTGTCTGCGATGAGCTCGAACCCGACGGCTTTGATCAGGAGAGAATGATGAAAAAGACAGAGCGCATCTATGATCAGCTTTTGAATATCTTCGAACTGGCTGATGAAAGAGACATACCCACCGATCAGGCCGCCCGCAGGCTGGCCGAAAATAGGATGGAAAAAATTAAGGTTACCAGGACGATAGGCAAAGGAGAGCTAAACTTGGACTGA
- a CDS encoding sigma-54 interaction domain-containing protein: MAESKKILNLQEELERLRRENLKKDVIINSTHDGMIAIDSDYRVELYNQAAEKILQIPRQEVLNRHVRDVIPNTRLHIILESGRAELQKTQEVGDITIVTNRVPVRDQNGEIIGAAAVFRDKTEVVELAEEITDLKEVRSMLKAIINSTQDAISVVDSDGQGILINPAYTRLTGLTEEDVIGKPADVDIAEGESMHYQVLETEEPVRGERLKVGPQKKEVIVDVAPIKVDGELKGSVGVIHDVSQIKRLTRELDEAKRKLRELQARYSFEDIVGSSDTMRAVINRAKKASRTPATVLLRGESGTGKELFAHAIHNRSDRGDYKFVRVNCNSLADNLLESELFGYEEGAFTGAKEGGKKGLFEEADGGTIFLDEIGKISKNLQIKLLRVLQEKEIIRVGGTHPLNVDVRMIMATNVNLERAVQKGEFREDLYYRLNVFPLTIPPLRERKEDIPPLVHNIIRKFNQEYGRAVEDCTSEVIEKLTEYHWPGNVRELENVIGQAMIHMQMEEEIIRPEHLPGLEIRDQPPEAATDRIPSSLEDRSLKEIMDETEKNLIIEALNSTEGSRKKAAEKLGISVRSLYYKMDKYGID, translated from the coding sequence ATGGCCGAATCCAAAAAAATCCTGAATCTCCAGGAAGAACTCGAGAGGTTGAGGAGAGAAAATTTAAAAAAAGATGTTATCATCAATTCCACCCATGATGGCATGATAGCTATCGACAGCGATTATCGGGTGGAGTTGTACAATCAGGCTGCTGAGAAAATTCTGCAGATCCCCCGCCAGGAAGTGCTCAACAGACATGTCAGAGATGTCATTCCCAACACCCGCCTCCATATTATCCTGGAAAGCGGCAGGGCTGAGCTGCAGAAAACCCAGGAAGTGGGCGATATAACCATAGTGACCAACAGAGTTCCGGTTAGAGATCAAAATGGCGAGATAATCGGAGCGGCGGCAGTTTTCCGCGACAAAACCGAGGTGGTGGAACTGGCCGAGGAGATCACCGACTTAAAGGAAGTCAGGAGCATGCTGAAAGCCATAATCAACTCCACTCAGGACGCCATCTCGGTGGTTGACAGTGATGGCCAGGGCATACTGATAAATCCGGCCTATACACGACTTACAGGTCTTACCGAGGAGGATGTGATCGGCAAACCGGCCGATGTAGATATTGCCGAGGGCGAGAGTATGCACTATCAGGTGCTGGAAACCGAAGAACCCGTGAGGGGAGAAAGGCTTAAGGTGGGGCCGCAGAAAAAAGAGGTCATAGTCGATGTAGCCCCTATAAAAGTTGATGGCGAACTCAAGGGAAGCGTGGGAGTAATTCACGATGTTTCCCAGATAAAACGGCTGACGAGGGAGCTGGACGAAGCCAAAAGGAAGCTGAGAGAACTCCAGGCCCGGTACAGTTTTGAGGATATCGTCGGCAGCAGCGACACCATGCGGGCTGTCATAAACAGGGCCAAAAAAGCCTCGCGCACTCCGGCCACCGTGCTTTTGCGAGGAGAAAGCGGCACGGGCAAAGAATTATTCGCCCACGCCATCCACAACAGGAGCGATCGCGGCGATTATAAATTTGTCAGGGTTAACTGCAATTCGCTGGCCGATAATCTTCTGGAAAGCGAACTTTTTGGCTATGAGGAAGGAGCTTTTACCGGAGCAAAAGAGGGTGGCAAAAAAGGACTGTTTGAGGAAGCTGACGGCGGAACAATATTTCTGGATGAGATCGGCAAGATCAGCAAAAACCTGCAGATCAAACTCCTCAGGGTTCTGCAGGAAAAGGAGATAATCCGGGTCGGCGGCACTCATCCACTCAACGTCGATGTGCGGATGATTATGGCCACCAATGTGAATCTGGAAAGAGCTGTACAGAAGGGCGAATTCAGAGAAGATCTCTACTACAGGCTCAATGTCTTTCCTCTGACCATCCCACCTCTGCGGGAAAGAAAGGAAGATATTCCCCCGCTGGTTCACAATATCATCAGAAAGTTCAATCAGGAGTACGGCCGGGCGGTTGAGGATTGCACATCTGAGGTGATCGAAAAGCTTACCGAATATCACTGGCCGGGTAATGTCAGAGAGCTGGAAAATGTTATCGGCCAGGCCATGATTCATATGCAGATGGAAGAAGAGATTATCAGGCCGGAACATCTGCCCGGACTGGAAATAAGAGATCAACCCCCGGAAGCAGCCACCGATAGAATTCCCTCCTCGCTGGAGGATCGCTCCCTCAAAGAAATTATGGACGAGACCGAGAAAAATTTAATCATCGAAGCTTTGAACAGCACCGAGGGCAGCCGCAAAAAAGCAGCCGAGAAACTCGGCATATCCGTTCGCAGTCTCTATTATAAGATGGATAAATACGGTATCGATTGA
- a CDS encoding bifunctional enoyl-CoA hydratase/phosphate acetyltransferase: MSGNNKSQIRDKMYEDMNELIQEAAEKPAARMTVAAAGDKVVLEAVLRAAEKGIIEPVLIGDEEKIAAFLRELGAEPGSFEIIGVDSKKKAADNAVERVARGEADFPMKGLLGTSLILRSFLDSRYGFKTDRLLSLVTLMELNKFGRKMVFLSDAGMNISPSLAEKADIIRNSVELARRAGLENPRVAPLAAVEKVNDNMPVTEEAAILSKMSDRGQLADCTVDGPLALDNAISKEAAEHKGIESPVAGRADILLVPNIEVGNVLYKALIYYGEVRAASVVMGAEVPAVVSSRADSAETKFNSIALAKLVAQTEVKN, from the coding sequence ATGTCCGGGAATAACAAAAGCCAGATAAGGGATAAAATGTACGAGGATATGAATGAACTGATTCAGGAGGCAGCGGAGAAACCGGCAGCCCGCATGACAGTAGCGGCCGCCGGCGATAAAGTTGTGCTCGAAGCTGTGCTGAGAGCGGCCGAGAAAGGGATCATAGAACCGGTGCTAATCGGCGATGAGGAGAAGATTGCCGCGTTTTTGAGAGAGCTGGGAGCGGAACCCGGCTCCTTTGAGATCATCGGCGTCGACAGCAAAAAAAAGGCAGCCGATAATGCGGTTGAACGCGTGGCCCGGGGTGAGGCGGACTTCCCCATGAAGGGTCTTCTCGGCACCAGCCTGATTTTGAGATCTTTCCTCGACAGTCGATACGGTTTCAAAACGGACCGGCTTTTAAGCCTGGTGACGCTTATGGAGCTGAATAAATTCGGTCGAAAAATGGTGTTTTTATCCGATGCCGGCATGAATATATCGCCTTCGCTGGCTGAAAAAGCCGACATAATCAGAAACTCGGTCGAACTGGCCCGCAGAGCCGGGCTGGAAAACCCGCGGGTGGCTCCGCTGGCAGCGGTGGAAAAAGTCAATGATAATATGCCGGTTACCGAAGAAGCCGCTATTTTGAGCAAAATGTCCGATAGAGGTCAGCTGGCCGATTGTACTGTCGATGGACCTCTGGCCCTCGATAATGCAATTTCTAAAGAAGCCGCCGAACACAAAGGTATCGAGAGTCCGGTGGCGGGCAGGGCTGACATTTTATTAGTTCCCAATATCGAGGTCGGCAATGTGCTCTACAAAGCCCTGATTTATTACGGTGAAGTCAGAGCGGCCAGCGTGGTCATGGGGGCTGAGGTTCCGGCGGTCGTGTCCTCCCGGGCAGATTCAGCCGAAACAAAATTCAACTCTATCGCTCTGGCCAAGCTGGTGGCTCAAACTGAGGTCAAAAATTAG
- the argF gene encoding ornithine carbamoyltransferase, with the protein MPKNLTGRNFLKLLDFTPAEIEYLLDLSRDLKRKKRAGIMGRQLEGTNIALLFEKPSTRTRCSFAVAASDEGASTEFLGKNDIQLGKKETVADTARVLGRYFDGIQFRGFEHESVEILGSEAGVPVWNGLTDKFHPTQVLADLMTLRENFGRLRDLKLVFAGDGRNNMANSLMVGSALMGVDYAITSPEELWPDDELVEECREIAEGSGAEISIGDEPAEDVTGADAIYTDVWISMGEEARMRERIELLSPYQVDREMLEQTENDDIIFLHCLPAYHNTDTEIGQKVYEEYGLEEMEVTDEVFESRHARVFDQAENRMHTIKAVMVATMT; encoded by the coding sequence ATGCCAAAAAATTTAACCGGACGCAACTTTCTCAAACTGCTCGATTTCACCCCTGCTGAGATCGAATATCTTCTCGATTTATCCCGGGATCTCAAACGCAAAAAGCGGGCAGGTATAATGGGCAGGCAGCTCGAAGGTACAAACATAGCCCTGCTTTTTGAGAAACCATCCACCCGCACCCGCTGCTCATTTGCGGTGGCCGCCAGCGACGAGGGGGCCAGCACCGAGTTTCTGGGCAAAAACGATATCCAGCTGGGAAAAAAGGAGACCGTGGCCGATACAGCCAGGGTGCTGGGACGATATTTTGACGGAATTCAGTTTCGAGGATTCGAACACGAAAGCGTCGAAATTCTGGGCAGTGAGGCGGGAGTGCCGGTCTGGAATGGACTCACCGACAAATTCCATCCAACCCAGGTACTGGCAGATCTGATGACTCTGAGGGAAAACTTCGGCCGACTGAGAGACTTAAAACTTGTTTTCGCCGGTGATGGCCGCAACAACATGGCCAACTCACTCATGGTCGGTTCGGCGCTGATGGGCGTTGATTATGCGATCACTTCTCCTGAAGAACTCTGGCCGGATGATGAGCTGGTGGAGGAATGTCGGGAGATTGCCGAAGGTTCCGGGGCTGAAATCAGCATCGGAGATGAACCGGCAGAGGATGTGACCGGCGCCGATGCCATCTACACGGACGTCTGGATATCGATGGGCGAAGAGGCCCGCATGCGGGAAAGAATCGAGCTTTTAAGCCCCTATCAGGTCGATAGAGAGATGCTCGAGCAGACCGAAAACGACGATATCATCTTCCTTCACTGTCTGCCGGCCTATCACAATACCGATACCGAGATCGGACAGAAAGTTTACGAGGAATACGGACTGGAGGAGATGGAAGTCACCGATGAAGTTTTTGAAAGCAGGCATGCCAGAGTTTTTGACCAGGCCGAAAATAGAATGCATACCATCAAAGCTGTTATGGTAGCAACCATGACCTGA